Proteins from a genomic interval of Rosa chinensis cultivar Old Blush chromosome 2, RchiOBHm-V2, whole genome shotgun sequence:
- the LOC112190582 gene encoding DNA-directed RNA polymerase II subunit RPB1 isoform X2 — protein MDFRFPYSPLEVATPSSVQFGILSPGEIRQMSVLEVEDGRSMLNGKPVRGGLSDPRLGPIDRHNRCETCANNLSECPGHFGHIELAKPVFHFGFMKTLLSVMRCVCFNCSKLLLDEEDVKFKQALRIKKPKDRLKKFVDACKNKTKCEGGDEIDRQGSTSGQHVKQSWGGCGAQQPKFSMAGLELVAEYKSQRKQYDEEQLPEPVERKQILTAEKVLSLLKRISDEDCQFLGLNPEYARPDWMILQVLPIPPPAVRPPVMMSSSAMSEDDLTHQLSMIIRHNENLRKQEKHGSAAHIISQFTQILQYYISTYFDNSLPGLPKAAHGSTKRPIKSICCRLKAKHGRIRGNLMGKRVDFSARTVITPDPNLSLDQLGVPWSIAMNLTYTETVTPFNKEGLKELVEYGPHPPPGLTGAKYIIRDDGRRLDLRYMKKDSDHHLELGYKVERHLKDGDIVLLNRQPSLHKMSFMGHRIKIMPYSTLRLNLSVTSPYNADFDGDEMNVHVPQSFETRAEALELMMVPKCIVSPQSNRPVMGIVQDTLLGARKITKRDTFIEKDVFMNILMWWEDFDGKVPAPAILKPRPLWTGKQVFSLIIPKQINLQRTSAWHSESESGNITPGDTFVRIEKGELLSGTLCKRALGTSTGSLIHVIWEEVGPDAASKFLSNTQWLVNYWLLQDGFSIGIGDTIADAATMEKINVTISKAKNEVKELISKAQSRQLEAEPGRTMMESFENKVNQVLNRARDDAGSSAQKSLSESNNLKAMVTAGSKGSFINISQMTACVGQQNVEGKRIPYGFTDRTLPHFTKDDYGPESRGFVENSYLRGLTPQEFYFHAMGGREGIIDTAVKTSETGYIQRRLVKAMEDIMVKYDGTVRNSLGDVIQFLYGEDGMDAVWLESQKLDSLKMKKSEFNNTFTFEFDDRNWNPDYMLPEYVEDLKTIGEFRWALDAEVSKLETDRIQLGTEIAVAGDNTWPLPVNLKRLIWNAQKTFKIDFRRTSDMQPMEIIEAIDNLQERLKVVPGDDLLSVEAQNNATLFFNILLRSTFASKRVLKEYKLTREAFEWVIGEVEARFLQSLVAPGEMIGIVAAQSIGEPATQMTLNTFHYAGVSAKNVTLGVPRLKEIIDVSKRIKTPSLSIFLKPEANKTKEKAKNVQCALEYTNLGSVTQATELWYDPDPMSTIIEEDLEFVQSYYEMPDEEVSAEKISPWLLRIEMNREMMVDKKLSMADIAEKINCEYSGKIQCIFNDDNSEKLILRIRLMNEEAPHEEVNDQSEDDVFLKMIESNMLTKMALQGIPEIKKVFIKHGKVNKFDQNEGFIAEQEWMLDTEGVNLLAVMCHEDVDAKRTTSNDLYEIMEVLGIEAARRALLDELRNVISFDGSYVNYRHLAILCETMTYHGYLMAITRHGINRKDTGPMMRCSFEQTVDMLLDASVFAETDHLRGVTENIMLGKLAPIGTGDCALYLNEEMLQNAMEVQLPGYMDGLDVGMTPSHSPYLESILSPSYLRSPSNPFSPMLDAAQFSPYVRGIPFSPTSSPGNIPSSLGYYPPSFVYSPTSPYYSPTSPGYSPTSPPYSPSRPSFTSPGYTPSSPPYSPSRPSFTSPGYSPTSPVYSPTSPYYSPTSPDYSPISPTSTPYSPTSPAYDRTPPPYGLTLPAYSPTSPLYTPTSPSYSPTSPSYSPTFPRYTPTSPSYSPTLPSYSPTSPSYSPTSPSYSPTSPSYSSSSSYDSLTSPGYNPTSPSYSLTSLYSATSLAYSPTSPTYSPSSPTYSSSSLFTTSAVSPDHSPSSPQYSPSGEYSLRHSEKDD, from the exons ATGGATTTCCGGTTCCCGTACTCGCCTCTGGAGGTTGCGACGCCGAGCTCCGTCCAGTTCGGCATCCTCAGCCCCGGCGAGATC AGGCAAATGTCGGTGCTGGAGGTCGAGGATGGCCGTTCAATGCTGAACGGGAAGCCGGTGAGAGGCGGCTTGAGTGACCCTCGGCTTGGTCCGATTGACAGGCACAATAGGTGTGAGACTTGTGCCAATAACTTGAGCGAGTGCCCGGGCCATTTCGGTCACATTGAGCTCGCCAAGCCTGTGTTCCACTTCGGGTTTATGAAGACTCTGCTGTCTGTAATGCGCTGCGTTTGCTTCAATTGCTCCAAACTTCTACTCGATGAG GAAGATGTTAAGTTTAAACAAGCTTTGAGAATCAAGAAGCCTAAAGATAGGCTAAAAAAGTTTGTGGATGCATGCAAAAACAAGACCAAGTGTGAAGGTGGTGATGAAATTGACCGGCAGGGCTCAACATCCGGTCAACATGTAAAGCAAAGTTGGGGTGGCTGTGGTGCTCAGCAGCCCAAGTTCTCTATGGCTGGTTTGGAACTGGTTGCAGAGTACAAATCACAAAGGAAACAATATGATGAGGAACAGCTTCCTGAACCAGTGGAAAGGAAACAAATCCTTACTGCAGAAAAG GTTCTTAGCTTATTAAAGAGGATAAGTGATGAGGACTGCCAATTCTTGGGACTGAACCCTGAATATGCTCGACCAGATTGGATGATTTTACAAGTTCTTCCTATTCCTCCACCAGCTGTGAGACCCCCGGTGATGATGAGCAGCTCTGCCATGAGTGAG GATGATTTAACACATCAGTTGTCCATGATTATTCGCCACAACGAGAATTTGAGGAAACAGGAAAAACATGGTTCAGCTGCTCATATCATTTCACAGTTTACACAAATCTTGCAATACTACATATCCACATATTTTGACAATAGCTTGCCTGGACTACCAAAG GCTGCTCATGGATCGACAAAGAGGCCCATTAAATCAATATGTTGTAGGCTTAAGGCAAAGCATGGCCGGATTAGAGGAAACTTGATGGGGAAGAGAGTCGATTTCTCAGCACGGACAGTTATTACACCAGATCCGAACCTTAGCCTTGATCAATTAGGAGTACCATGGAGCATTGCTATGAATCTCACATACACAGAGACTGTGACTCCATTTAATAAAGAAGG GTTGAAGGAGCTTGTTGAGTATGGGCCGCATCCCCCACCTGGACTAACTGGTGCAAAGTACATCATACGAGATGATGGCCGAAGACTCGATCTTCGTTACATGAAGAAAGATAGTGATCATCATTTGGAGCTTGGTTATAAG GTGGAGCGTCATCTAAAGGATGGAGACATTGTCCTCTTAAATCGTCAGCCTAGTCTCCATAAAATGTCATTCATGGGGCATAGAATCAAGATCATGCCATACTCAACTCTTCGCTTGAACTTATCTGTCACTTCACCTTACAATGCTGATTTTGATGGGGATGAAATGAACGTCCATGTTCCTCAGTCATTTGAAACTAGGGCAGAAGCTCTGGAGCTCATGATGGTGCCCAAATGCATTGTTTCCCCTCAGTCGAACCGGCCTGTAATGGGAATAGTCCAAGATACACTGTTAGGTGCTCGAAAAATCACAAAAAGGGATACCTTCATAGAGAAG GACGTTTTTATGAACATCTTGATGTGGTGGGAGGATTTTGACGGGAAAGTGCCTGCTCCTGCAATATTGAAGCCACGACCTCTTTGGACTGGGAAACAGGTTTTTAGTCTTATAATACCGAAACAGATAAATCTCCAGAGAACTTCAGCGTGGCACTCTGAATCAGAAAGTGGTAACATTACCCCTGGTGATACTTTCGTTAGAATAGAAAAGGGGGAGTTACTTTCTGGAACTCTCTGCAAAAGGGCACTTGGGACTTCTACAGGAAGTCTTATACATGTCATATG GGAAGAGGTTGGCCCAGATGCAGCCTCCAAATTCCTTAGTAATACCCAGTGGCTTGTGAATTACTGGCTGTTGCAGGATGGTTTTAGCATTGGAATTGGAGATACAATTGCTGATGCAGCAACAATGGAAAAGATCAATGTAACTATTTCCAAGGCAAAAAATGAAGTGAAAGAACTTATCAGTAAAGCCCAATCCAGGCAGCTGGAGGCTGAACCAGGACGAACTATGATGGAATCCTTTGAAAACAAAGTGAACCAG GTGTTGAATAGGGCTCGTGATGATGCTGGAAGTAGTGCCCAGAAGAGTTTATCTGAGAGTAACAATCTCAAGGCCATGGTCACAGCCGGATCGAAGGGAAGTTTTATCAATATATCGCAGATGACTGCTTGTGTGGGACAGCAAAATGTTGAGGGTAAGCGAATTCCGTATGGATTCACAGACCGGACTTTGCCCCATTTTACAAAAGACGATTATGGACCAGAAAGTCGTGGCTTTGTAGAGAATTCCTACCTGCGTGGATTAACTCCACAGGAGTTTTATTTTCATGCTATGGGTGGTAGGGAAGGCATTATTGATACTGCAGTTAAGACATCTGAGACTGGGTATATCCAGAGGAGACTGGTGAAGGCTATGGAGGATATTATGGTTAAATATGATGGGACTGTCAGAAATTCATTGGGGGATGTAATACAGTTTCTCTATGGGGAAGATGGAATGGACGCTGTTTGGTTAGAATCACAAAAGCTGGATTCTTTAAAGAtgaaaaaatcagaatttaacaATACTTTCACTTTTGAGTTTGATGATAGAAATTGGAATCCGGACTATATGTTGCCTGAATATGTTGAGGATCTAAAAACTATTGGAGAGTTTCGCTGGGCATTGGACGCTGAAGTTTCAAAACTTGAAACTGATAGGATTCAACTTGGCACAGAGATTGCTGTCGCAGGTGATAATACTTGGCCGTTGCCTGTTAACCTGAAGAGGCTCATTTGGAATGCAcaaaaaactttcaaaattgaCTTCCGAAGGACTTCTGATATGCAACCAATGGAAATTATAGAAGCTATTGATAATCTTCAAGAGAGGCTGAAGGTTGTTCCTGGTGATGACTTGTTAAGTGTTGAAGCTCAAAATAATGCTACACTCTTTTTCAACATTTTGCTTCGCAGCACTTTTGCTAGCAAAAGGGTGCTAAAAGAGTACAAGCTTACTCGTGAAGCATTTGAGTGGGTTATTGGGGAGGTAGAGGCACGCTTCCTACAATCACTTGTAGCACCTGGGGAAATGATTGGTATTGTTGCTGCACAATCTATTGGCGAGCCTGCCACTCAGATGACTCTCAATACCTTCCACTATGCCGGCGTAAGTGCAAAGAATGTTACTCTAGGTGTTCCAAGGTTGAAGGAAATTATTGATGTATCTAAGCGTATCAAAACAccatctctctctatcttcttgAAGCCTGAAGCTAATAAAACCAAAGAGAAGGCCAAGAATGTCCAGTGTGCTTTGGAATACACTAACCTTGGAAGTGTTACTCAAGCTACAGAATTGTGGTATGATCCGGACCCTATGAGCACAATAATTGAAGAGGATCTTGAATTTGTCCAGTCTTACTATGAAATGCCAGATGAAGAGGTTAGCGCTGAAAAAATATCACCTTGGTTGCTTCGCATAGAGATGAATCGTGAAATGATGGTGGATAAGAAACTGAGTATGGCTGACATTGCTGAGAAGATTAATTGTGAATATAGTGGTAAAATACAGTGTATCTTTAATGATGACAATTCTGAGAAGTTGATACTACGAATCCGTCTCATGAATGAAGAAGCTCCACATGAGGAAGTGAATGATCAATCTGAAGATGATGTTTTCCTGAAGATGATTGAGAGTAACATGCTTACAAAAATGGCTCTTCAAGGGATCCCAGAGATTAAAAAAGTGTTCATAAAGCATGGTAAAGTTAACAAGTTTGATCAGAATGAAGGGTTTATTGCGGAGCAAGAGTGGATGCTGGATACTGAAGGTGTTAATCTCTTAGCTGTCATGTGCCATGAGGATGTTGATGCCAAGAGAACAACAAGCAATGACTTGTATGAAATTATGGAAGTTCTTGGGATTGAGGCAGCTCGACGGGCATTGCTGGATGAGTTGCGTAATGTTATATCATTTGATGGATCCTATGTAAATTACCGGCACCTGGCCATTCTTTGTGAGACCATGACCTATCATGGCTACTTGATGGCCATCACTCGACATGGTATCAATCGAAAGGACACTGGTCCTATGATGCGATGCTCATTTGAACAAACAGTGGACATGCTGCTGGATGCTTCAGTTTTTGCAGAAACAGATCATTTGAGGGGTGTAACAGAAAACATAATGCTGGGCAAGCTGGCACCAATTGGCACTGGAGACTGTGCCCTGTATCTGAATGAAGAGATGTTACAAAATGCTATGGAAGTGCAGCTACCTGGTTATATGGATGGCCTTGATGTTGGCATGACACCATCCCATTCTCCATACCTTGAGAGCATACTGTCTCCTAGTTATTTGCGGAGTCCCAGTAATCCTTTTTCACCAATGTTGGATGCAGCACAGTTTTCTCCATACGTTAGGGGAATTCCCTTTTCTCCTACTTCATCTCCAGGCAACATCCCATCATCTCTTGGCTACTATCCGCCATCCTTTGTATACAGTCCCACCTCCCCATACTATAGCCCCACGTCACCAGGTTATAGTCCAACCAGTCCCCCCTATTCTCCTTCACGTCCATCTTTCACATCACCAGGTTATACTCCAAGCAGTCCTCCCTATTCTCCTTCACGTCCATCTTTCACATCACCAGGTTATAGTCCAACCAGTCCTGTCTATTCTCCTACAAGTCCATATTACTCACCGACCTCACCCGACTATAGCCCTATCTCTCCAACATCGACTCCTTATAGCCCAACTTCACCTGCATACGACCGAACACCACCGCCTTATGGCCTGACTTTACCTGCATATAGTCCCACTTCTCCTTTGTACACCCCAACGTCACCCTCCTACAGCCCGACCTCTCCAAGCTACAGCCCGACTTTCCCCAGATACACCCCCACTTCACCTTCCTACAGCCCCACATTGCCATCATACAGCCCCACATCGCCCTCCTACAGCCCCACATCGCCATCATACAGCCCCACATCCCCATCATACAGCTCTAGCTCCTCATACGATAGCCTGACATCTCCAGGTTACAACCCAACCTCTCCCAGTTATAGCCTGACATCTCTGTACAG CGCAACTTCACTAGCATATTCCCCAACATCTCCAACTTACTCTCCATCGAGCCCCACTTACAGTTCCAGCAG CCTATTCACCACCTCTGCAGTGAGCCCAGACCATTCCCCAAGTTCTCCACAGTACAG TCCAAGTGGTGAGTATTCATTGCGACATAGCGAAAAGGATGACTGA
- the LOC112190582 gene encoding DNA-directed RNA polymerase II subunit RPB1 isoform X1 — protein MDFRFPYSPLEVATPSSVQFGILSPGEIRQMSVLEVEDGRSMLNGKPVRGGLSDPRLGPIDRHNRCETCANNLSECPGHFGHIELAKPVFHFGFMKTLLSVMRCVCFNCSKLLLDEEDVKFKQALRIKKPKDRLKKFVDACKNKTKCEGGDEIDRQGSTSGQHVKQSWGGCGAQQPKFSMAGLELVAEYKSQRKQYDEEQLPEPVERKQILTAEKVLSLLKRISDEDCQFLGLNPEYARPDWMILQVLPIPPPAVRPPVMMSSSAMSEDDLTHQLSMIIRHNENLRKQEKHGSAAHIISQFTQILQYYISTYFDNSLPGLPKAAHGSTKRPIKSICCRLKAKHGRIRGNLMGKRVDFSARTVITPDPNLSLDQLGVPWSIAMNLTYTETVTPFNKEGLKELVEYGPHPPPGLTGAKYIIRDDGRRLDLRYMKKDSDHHLELGYKVERHLKDGDIVLLNRQPSLHKMSFMGHRIKIMPYSTLRLNLSVTSPYNADFDGDEMNVHVPQSFETRAEALELMMVPKCIVSPQSNRPVMGIVQDTLLGARKITKRDTFIEKDVFMNILMWWEDFDGKVPAPAILKPRPLWTGKQVFSLIIPKQINLQRTSAWHSESESGNITPGDTFVRIEKGELLSGTLCKRALGTSTGSLIHVIWEEVGPDAASKFLSNTQWLVNYWLLQDGFSIGIGDTIADAATMEKINVTISKAKNEVKELISKAQSRQLEAEPGRTMMESFENKVNQVLNRARDDAGSSAQKSLSESNNLKAMVTAGSKGSFINISQMTACVGQQNVEGKRIPYGFTDRTLPHFTKDDYGPESRGFVENSYLRGLTPQEFYFHAMGGREGIIDTAVKTSETGYIQRRLVKAMEDIMVKYDGTVRNSLGDVIQFLYGEDGMDAVWLESQKLDSLKMKKSEFNNTFTFEFDDRNWNPDYMLPEYVEDLKTIGEFRWALDAEVSKLETDRIQLGTEIAVAGDNTWPLPVNLKRLIWNAQKTFKIDFRRTSDMQPMEIIEAIDNLQERLKVVPGDDLLSVEAQNNATLFFNILLRSTFASKRVLKEYKLTREAFEWVIGEVEARFLQSLVAPGEMIGIVAAQSIGEPATQMTLNTFHYAGVSAKNVTLGVPRLKEIIDVSKRIKTPSLSIFLKPEANKTKEKAKNVQCALEYTNLGSVTQATELWYDPDPMSTIIEEDLEFVQSYYEMPDEEVSAEKISPWLLRIEMNREMMVDKKLSMADIAEKINCEYSGKIQCIFNDDNSEKLILRIRLMNEEAPHEEVNDQSEDDVFLKMIESNMLTKMALQGIPEIKKVFIKHGKVNKFDQNEGFIAEQEWMLDTEGVNLLAVMCHEDVDAKRTTSNDLYEIMEVLGIEAARRALLDELRNVISFDGSYVNYRHLAILCETMTYHGYLMAITRHGINRKDTGPMMRCSFEQTVDMLLDASVFAETDHLRGVTENIMLGKLAPIGTGDCALYLNEEMLQNAMEVQLPGYMDGLDVGMTPSHSPYLESILSPSYLRSPSNPFSPMLDAAQFSPYVRGIPFSPTSSPGNIPSSLGYYPPSFVYSPTSPYYSPTSPGYSPTSPPYSPSRPSFTSPGYTPSSPPYSPSRPSFTSPGYSPTSPVYSPTSPYYSPTSPDYSPISPTSTPYSPTSPAYDRTPPPYGLTLPAYSPTSPLYTPTSPSYSPTSPSYSPTFPRYTPTSPSYSPTLPSYSPTSPSYSPTSPSYSPTSPSYSSSSSYDSLTSPGYNPTSPSYSLTSLYSSATSLAYSPTSPTYSPSSPTYSSSSLFTTSAVSPDHSPSSPQYSPSGEYSLRHSEKDD, from the exons ATGGATTTCCGGTTCCCGTACTCGCCTCTGGAGGTTGCGACGCCGAGCTCCGTCCAGTTCGGCATCCTCAGCCCCGGCGAGATC AGGCAAATGTCGGTGCTGGAGGTCGAGGATGGCCGTTCAATGCTGAACGGGAAGCCGGTGAGAGGCGGCTTGAGTGACCCTCGGCTTGGTCCGATTGACAGGCACAATAGGTGTGAGACTTGTGCCAATAACTTGAGCGAGTGCCCGGGCCATTTCGGTCACATTGAGCTCGCCAAGCCTGTGTTCCACTTCGGGTTTATGAAGACTCTGCTGTCTGTAATGCGCTGCGTTTGCTTCAATTGCTCCAAACTTCTACTCGATGAG GAAGATGTTAAGTTTAAACAAGCTTTGAGAATCAAGAAGCCTAAAGATAGGCTAAAAAAGTTTGTGGATGCATGCAAAAACAAGACCAAGTGTGAAGGTGGTGATGAAATTGACCGGCAGGGCTCAACATCCGGTCAACATGTAAAGCAAAGTTGGGGTGGCTGTGGTGCTCAGCAGCCCAAGTTCTCTATGGCTGGTTTGGAACTGGTTGCAGAGTACAAATCACAAAGGAAACAATATGATGAGGAACAGCTTCCTGAACCAGTGGAAAGGAAACAAATCCTTACTGCAGAAAAG GTTCTTAGCTTATTAAAGAGGATAAGTGATGAGGACTGCCAATTCTTGGGACTGAACCCTGAATATGCTCGACCAGATTGGATGATTTTACAAGTTCTTCCTATTCCTCCACCAGCTGTGAGACCCCCGGTGATGATGAGCAGCTCTGCCATGAGTGAG GATGATTTAACACATCAGTTGTCCATGATTATTCGCCACAACGAGAATTTGAGGAAACAGGAAAAACATGGTTCAGCTGCTCATATCATTTCACAGTTTACACAAATCTTGCAATACTACATATCCACATATTTTGACAATAGCTTGCCTGGACTACCAAAG GCTGCTCATGGATCGACAAAGAGGCCCATTAAATCAATATGTTGTAGGCTTAAGGCAAAGCATGGCCGGATTAGAGGAAACTTGATGGGGAAGAGAGTCGATTTCTCAGCACGGACAGTTATTACACCAGATCCGAACCTTAGCCTTGATCAATTAGGAGTACCATGGAGCATTGCTATGAATCTCACATACACAGAGACTGTGACTCCATTTAATAAAGAAGG GTTGAAGGAGCTTGTTGAGTATGGGCCGCATCCCCCACCTGGACTAACTGGTGCAAAGTACATCATACGAGATGATGGCCGAAGACTCGATCTTCGTTACATGAAGAAAGATAGTGATCATCATTTGGAGCTTGGTTATAAG GTGGAGCGTCATCTAAAGGATGGAGACATTGTCCTCTTAAATCGTCAGCCTAGTCTCCATAAAATGTCATTCATGGGGCATAGAATCAAGATCATGCCATACTCAACTCTTCGCTTGAACTTATCTGTCACTTCACCTTACAATGCTGATTTTGATGGGGATGAAATGAACGTCCATGTTCCTCAGTCATTTGAAACTAGGGCAGAAGCTCTGGAGCTCATGATGGTGCCCAAATGCATTGTTTCCCCTCAGTCGAACCGGCCTGTAATGGGAATAGTCCAAGATACACTGTTAGGTGCTCGAAAAATCACAAAAAGGGATACCTTCATAGAGAAG GACGTTTTTATGAACATCTTGATGTGGTGGGAGGATTTTGACGGGAAAGTGCCTGCTCCTGCAATATTGAAGCCACGACCTCTTTGGACTGGGAAACAGGTTTTTAGTCTTATAATACCGAAACAGATAAATCTCCAGAGAACTTCAGCGTGGCACTCTGAATCAGAAAGTGGTAACATTACCCCTGGTGATACTTTCGTTAGAATAGAAAAGGGGGAGTTACTTTCTGGAACTCTCTGCAAAAGGGCACTTGGGACTTCTACAGGAAGTCTTATACATGTCATATG GGAAGAGGTTGGCCCAGATGCAGCCTCCAAATTCCTTAGTAATACCCAGTGGCTTGTGAATTACTGGCTGTTGCAGGATGGTTTTAGCATTGGAATTGGAGATACAATTGCTGATGCAGCAACAATGGAAAAGATCAATGTAACTATTTCCAAGGCAAAAAATGAAGTGAAAGAACTTATCAGTAAAGCCCAATCCAGGCAGCTGGAGGCTGAACCAGGACGAACTATGATGGAATCCTTTGAAAACAAAGTGAACCAG GTGTTGAATAGGGCTCGTGATGATGCTGGAAGTAGTGCCCAGAAGAGTTTATCTGAGAGTAACAATCTCAAGGCCATGGTCACAGCCGGATCGAAGGGAAGTTTTATCAATATATCGCAGATGACTGCTTGTGTGGGACAGCAAAATGTTGAGGGTAAGCGAATTCCGTATGGATTCACAGACCGGACTTTGCCCCATTTTACAAAAGACGATTATGGACCAGAAAGTCGTGGCTTTGTAGAGAATTCCTACCTGCGTGGATTAACTCCACAGGAGTTTTATTTTCATGCTATGGGTGGTAGGGAAGGCATTATTGATACTGCAGTTAAGACATCTGAGACTGGGTATATCCAGAGGAGACTGGTGAAGGCTATGGAGGATATTATGGTTAAATATGATGGGACTGTCAGAAATTCATTGGGGGATGTAATACAGTTTCTCTATGGGGAAGATGGAATGGACGCTGTTTGGTTAGAATCACAAAAGCTGGATTCTTTAAAGAtgaaaaaatcagaatttaacaATACTTTCACTTTTGAGTTTGATGATAGAAATTGGAATCCGGACTATATGTTGCCTGAATATGTTGAGGATCTAAAAACTATTGGAGAGTTTCGCTGGGCATTGGACGCTGAAGTTTCAAAACTTGAAACTGATAGGATTCAACTTGGCACAGAGATTGCTGTCGCAGGTGATAATACTTGGCCGTTGCCTGTTAACCTGAAGAGGCTCATTTGGAATGCAcaaaaaactttcaaaattgaCTTCCGAAGGACTTCTGATATGCAACCAATGGAAATTATAGAAGCTATTGATAATCTTCAAGAGAGGCTGAAGGTTGTTCCTGGTGATGACTTGTTAAGTGTTGAAGCTCAAAATAATGCTACACTCTTTTTCAACATTTTGCTTCGCAGCACTTTTGCTAGCAAAAGGGTGCTAAAAGAGTACAAGCTTACTCGTGAAGCATTTGAGTGGGTTATTGGGGAGGTAGAGGCACGCTTCCTACAATCACTTGTAGCACCTGGGGAAATGATTGGTATTGTTGCTGCACAATCTATTGGCGAGCCTGCCACTCAGATGACTCTCAATACCTTCCACTATGCCGGCGTAAGTGCAAAGAATGTTACTCTAGGTGTTCCAAGGTTGAAGGAAATTATTGATGTATCTAAGCGTATCAAAACAccatctctctctatcttcttgAAGCCTGAAGCTAATAAAACCAAAGAGAAGGCCAAGAATGTCCAGTGTGCTTTGGAATACACTAACCTTGGAAGTGTTACTCAAGCTACAGAATTGTGGTATGATCCGGACCCTATGAGCACAATAATTGAAGAGGATCTTGAATTTGTCCAGTCTTACTATGAAATGCCAGATGAAGAGGTTAGCGCTGAAAAAATATCACCTTGGTTGCTTCGCATAGAGATGAATCGTGAAATGATGGTGGATAAGAAACTGAGTATGGCTGACATTGCTGAGAAGATTAATTGTGAATATAGTGGTAAAATACAGTGTATCTTTAATGATGACAATTCTGAGAAGTTGATACTACGAATCCGTCTCATGAATGAAGAAGCTCCACATGAGGAAGTGAATGATCAATCTGAAGATGATGTTTTCCTGAAGATGATTGAGAGTAACATGCTTACAAAAATGGCTCTTCAAGGGATCCCAGAGATTAAAAAAGTGTTCATAAAGCATGGTAAAGTTAACAAGTTTGATCAGAATGAAGGGTTTATTGCGGAGCAAGAGTGGATGCTGGATACTGAAGGTGTTAATCTCTTAGCTGTCATGTGCCATGAGGATGTTGATGCCAAGAGAACAACAAGCAATGACTTGTATGAAATTATGGAAGTTCTTGGGATTGAGGCAGCTCGACGGGCATTGCTGGATGAGTTGCGTAATGTTATATCATTTGATGGATCCTATGTAAATTACCGGCACCTGGCCATTCTTTGTGAGACCATGACCTATCATGGCTACTTGATGGCCATCACTCGACATGGTATCAATCGAAAGGACACTGGTCCTATGATGCGATGCTCATTTGAACAAACAGTGGACATGCTGCTGGATGCTTCAGTTTTTGCAGAAACAGATCATTTGAGGGGTGTAACAGAAAACATAATGCTGGGCAAGCTGGCACCAATTGGCACTGGAGACTGTGCCCTGTATCTGAATGAAGAGATGTTACAAAATGCTATGGAAGTGCAGCTACCTGGTTATATGGATGGCCTTGATGTTGGCATGACACCATCCCATTCTCCATACCTTGAGAGCATACTGTCTCCTAGTTATTTGCGGAGTCCCAGTAATCCTTTTTCACCAATGTTGGATGCAGCACAGTTTTCTCCATACGTTAGGGGAATTCCCTTTTCTCCTACTTCATCTCCAGGCAACATCCCATCATCTCTTGGCTACTATCCGCCATCCTTTGTATACAGTCCCACCTCCCCATACTATAGCCCCACGTCACCAGGTTATAGTCCAACCAGTCCCCCCTATTCTCCTTCACGTCCATCTTTCACATCACCAGGTTATACTCCAAGCAGTCCTCCCTATTCTCCTTCACGTCCATCTTTCACATCACCAGGTTATAGTCCAACCAGTCCTGTCTATTCTCCTACAAGTCCATATTACTCACCGACCTCACCCGACTATAGCCCTATCTCTCCAACATCGACTCCTTATAGCCCAACTTCACCTGCATACGACCGAACACCACCGCCTTATGGCCTGACTTTACCTGCATATAGTCCCACTTCTCCTTTGTACACCCCAACGTCACCCTCCTACAGCCCGACCTCTCCAAGCTACAGCCCGACTTTCCCCAGATACACCCCCACTTCACCTTCCTACAGCCCCACATTGCCATCATACAGCCCCACATCGCCCTCCTACAGCCCCACATCGCCATCATACAGCCCCACATCCCCATCATACAGCTCTAGCTCCTCATACGATAGCCTGACATCTCCAGGTTACAACCCAACCTCTCCCAGTTATAGCCTGACATCTCTGTACAG CAGCGCAACTTCACTAGCATATTCCCCAACATCTCCAACTTACTCTCCATCGAGCCCCACTTACAGTTCCAGCAG CCTATTCACCACCTCTGCAGTGAGCCCAGACCATTCCCCAAGTTCTCCACAGTACAG TCCAAGTGGTGAGTATTCATTGCGACATAGCGAAAAGGATGACTGA